The Fulvivirga ligni genome window below encodes:
- a CDS encoding SDR family oxidoreductase gives MENIKGKVVVITGASSGFGKITAEYLSEKGAVVALGARSTDKIEKLAKEINDKGGKAIAVTTDVTDKDQVKKLVDKAVSEFGKIDVLLNNAGIMPLSPLEYLKIDDWDSCIDINIKGVLYGIAAALPHMKERKSGQILSVASVAGHTINPGGAVYSATKYSVRVISEALRKEVKPYNIRTGVISPGAVDTGLPDSVTADDVAENIKKFYSENAISADSFAHAVAYMISQPEDVDINEVLYRPTKQKL, from the coding sequence ATGGAAAATATAAAAGGAAAAGTAGTGGTGATCACTGGTGCTAGCAGTGGTTTTGGAAAGATAACGGCGGAATACTTATCGGAAAAAGGAGCTGTCGTGGCACTAGGGGCCCGCAGCACAGATAAAATAGAGAAGTTAGCTAAGGAGATCAATGATAAAGGAGGAAAGGCCATAGCTGTTACTACAGATGTAACGGATAAGGATCAGGTAAAGAAGTTGGTAGATAAAGCGGTAAGTGAATTTGGAAAGATTGACGTTCTCTTAAATAATGCCGGAATTATGCCTCTTTCACCATTAGAATATCTCAAAATTGATGATTGGGACAGCTGTATTGATATCAATATCAAAGGTGTGCTGTATGGTATAGCAGCAGCCCTACCGCATATGAAAGAAAGGAAATCAGGGCAGATCCTTAGCGTGGCGTCTGTAGCTGGACATACCATCAATCCGGGTGGAGCGGTTTATTCAGCTACCAAGTATTCGGTGAGGGTAATTTCTGAAGCCCTAAGAAAAGAGGTGAAACCTTACAATATAAGAACAGGCGTAATAAGCCCGGGAGCTGTTGATACTGGTCTGCCAGATAGCGTTACAGCTGATGATGTAGCTGAAAACATCAAGAAATTCTATTCTGAAAATGCCATTTCAGCAGATTCATTTGCGCATGCGGTGGCTTATATGATCAGCCAGCCGGAAGATGTAGATATCAATGAGGTACTTTATAGGCCGACGAAGCAAAAGTTATAA
- a CDS encoding DsbA family oxidoreductase has translation MSTSTLDKKVKVEIWSDIMCPFCYIGKRKFEAALAQFEHGDAIEIEWRSYQLDPSIPEDLNFEGNVYQYLADAKGISYDQSSQMHENVVAMAKEVGLDYNFDIAKVANSFKAHRLIQLAKKQGLGDDMEELMFKSYFTEGKNLGETEVLVGLGKEVGLSEEQVLEALNNDEYAYQVKQDIQEGAQLGLRGVPFFVFNRKYGISGAQPVEAFLQTLEKSAGE, from the coding sequence ATGAGTACAAGCACATTAGATAAAAAAGTGAAAGTGGAGATCTGGAGCGACATTATGTGCCCCTTCTGTTATATAGGTAAGAGAAAATTTGAAGCTGCTTTAGCTCAATTTGAGCATGGTGATGCTATTGAAATAGAATGGAGAAGTTACCAGCTGGATCCGAGCATTCCCGAGGACCTCAATTTTGAAGGAAATGTATATCAATATTTGGCAGATGCCAAGGGAATAAGCTACGATCAATCCAGTCAGATGCATGAGAATGTGGTGGCTATGGCCAAAGAAGTAGGATTAGATTACAATTTTGACATAGCCAAAGTGGCCAATTCTTTTAAAGCACATCGTTTGATACAATTAGCTAAAAAACAGGGCTTAGGTGATGATATGGAAGAATTAATGTTTAAATCTTACTTTACTGAAGGAAAAAACCTGGGGGAAACTGAAGTGTTGGTTGGCCTTGGTAAAGAGGTTGGTCTATCTGAAGAACAGGTATTAGAAGCTTTAAATAATGATGAATATGCTTATCAGGTGAAGCAAGATATTCAGGAAGGTGCACAATTAGGATTAAGAGGCGTCCCTTTCTTTGTTTTCAACAGGAAATATGGAATATCAGGAGCACAACCGGTGGAAGCCTTTCTTCAAACCCTTGAAAAGTCGGCTGGAGAATAG
- a CDS encoding PA14 domain-containing protein: MIKKCTTYWKSVLLLIFISTIWSIPSMAQISWPEDQLLPSFPAPEQTQDLIILRESSSQWQAEGGDTQHDTGRNDGDGWLCQTGIDAANEYMVISPSYQLFEGPNVAEFRIKVDNITANNDPIATLEVYDVTLGEVIKDSTITRMQFPQAGIYANFTMPFYWDNGGSDLKLRVFWEGTSYTKVDWVSLQQNQSSAEMYLFASLKGVVNKTKPRIFSYEGDAFAEGRYTWLQSLELDYNEIDNNWDLIDKYKEEIDGLIVYDPAQIHTVNLATTLAEDQNAIIASPGLLSKLTSEPYNFPILTDLRGQFNSKLEVYQELYDTYWPNMDHRVLVGLSPNFHKASLREYASALGMAVIWLDPKVSGESELLNDFLASMPDEANYMGWWPEEGPGVERGSLYGISTIASDYATNLTMHSGFDREIRKKPMPVKPELENKIYVAFILSDGDNLQFVEHLMRKLWNNPDRGRVPIGWTLSPAMVDAMPGALNYYWDSSTENDNLISGPSGYGYTYPNYWTDLEDLQQFAARTDEYNNKAGFNVTTVWNTIVGGISQQSGDAYAEYAPSLLGLTAQNTGGGLTVYKNTLPGMALACNYCTNEQAMKDHINGGSQNWDGNSPRFLIIQAQPWQGVTPTSFKNVANSLGDNYKVVRPDHIFHLIREANGLPIDPINDPVAHVYTDCDYAGDEIPLPIGSYTAAQLQNLGVGSDEISSLKLNTGYEMELYEDDDFGGNSIIVKSDNSCLNSENWDNKATSLKVRGLTGNGDGLVGEYYNGMNFQNYVGSRVDPEINFNWGGGSPMEGVGIDTASIRWTGFIEPHYSETYTFYLTSDNGRRLWVNDSLVIDKWLDDWDITYTGQIALQAGEQYDIKIEYFENYGGANIKFEWSSDSQIRQIVPQSQLYTEETVDPDPEPEPETPTGIESLNQNSFLPYPNPADETLNIKGLKHDAELQIYNRLGASVMQVQGTSVPVGDLMPGLYMLKLTVDGQEFTYRFIKQ; encoded by the coding sequence ATGATAAAAAAATGTACTACTTATTGGAAATCGGTATTGTTGCTGATTTTCATTTCAACCATATGGAGCATACCTTCCATGGCTCAGATCAGCTGGCCAGAGGATCAGCTGCTGCCGTCTTTTCCTGCACCTGAGCAGACTCAGGACTTAATTATTTTACGTGAATCTTCATCGCAATGGCAGGCTGAGGGCGGCGATACCCAGCATGATACAGGAAGAAATGATGGTGATGGCTGGCTATGTCAGACAGGGATAGATGCCGCTAATGAATACATGGTCATCAGCCCTTCTTACCAATTGTTTGAAGGGCCGAACGTGGCAGAATTTAGAATCAAGGTGGATAATATCACTGCTAATAATGATCCTATAGCCACTTTGGAAGTATACGACGTTACGCTGGGTGAAGTAATAAAGGACTCAACTATTACCAGAATGCAATTTCCGCAGGCAGGTATTTATGCCAACTTTACTATGCCATTTTATTGGGATAATGGAGGCAGCGACTTAAAGCTTAGAGTATTTTGGGAAGGAACCTCTTATACAAAAGTAGACTGGGTATCATTACAGCAAAATCAATCATCAGCAGAGATGTATTTATTTGCCTCGTTGAAAGGAGTTGTTAATAAAACCAAGCCGCGAATTTTTTCCTACGAAGGAGATGCTTTTGCTGAAGGGAGATACACCTGGTTGCAGTCATTGGAGTTAGATTACAATGAAATTGACAACAATTGGGATCTCATTGATAAGTATAAAGAGGAAATAGATGGTCTTATTGTTTATGATCCAGCTCAAATACATACCGTGAATTTAGCCACTACATTGGCTGAAGATCAAAATGCCATTATTGCCTCTCCTGGCCTGTTATCTAAACTAACTTCTGAGCCATATAATTTTCCCATACTCACAGATTTAAGAGGACAATTTAACAGTAAACTAGAGGTTTATCAGGAGTTATATGACACTTATTGGCCTAATATGGATCATAGAGTGCTGGTAGGCTTGAGTCCTAATTTTCATAAGGCATCTTTAAGAGAATATGCGTCAGCGCTGGGTATGGCAGTGATTTGGTTAGACCCTAAGGTCTCTGGTGAGAGTGAGCTATTGAATGATTTTCTTGCTTCAATGCCGGATGAAGCTAATTATATGGGCTGGTGGCCTGAAGAAGGCCCTGGTGTTGAAAGAGGGTCTTTGTATGGTATTTCTACCATTGCCAGTGATTATGCCACTAACCTGACCATGCATAGCGGTTTTGATAGAGAAATAAGAAAGAAGCCGATGCCTGTAAAGCCTGAGTTGGAGAATAAGATTTATGTGGCTTTTATTTTGAGCGATGGTGATAATCTGCAGTTTGTAGAGCACCTGATGCGTAAGTTATGGAATAACCCCGACCGTGGCCGAGTGCCGATTGGATGGACTTTATCACCAGCTATGGTCGATGCTATGCCTGGTGCTTTAAATTATTACTGGGATAGCTCTACTGAAAATGATAACCTCATTTCTGGTCCTTCGGGCTATGGCTATACGTATCCTAATTACTGGACTGATCTTGAAGATTTACAGCAGTTTGCGGCTCGAACCGACGAATATAATAACAAAGCTGGGTTTAACGTAACTACAGTTTGGAATACTATAGTGGGCGGTATCAGTCAGCAGTCTGGAGATGCCTATGCTGAATATGCGCCGTCTTTACTTGGACTAACCGCTCAAAACACGGGTGGCGGACTTACTGTATATAAAAATACGCTACCAGGAATGGCGCTGGCCTGTAATTACTGTACTAATGAGCAGGCTATGAAGGATCATATCAACGGAGGAAGTCAGAATTGGGATGGTAACTCACCGAGATTCTTAATTATTCAGGCACAGCCATGGCAGGGAGTTACACCAACCAGCTTTAAAAACGTAGCGAATTCTCTGGGTGACAACTATAAAGTGGTTCGTCCAGATCATATATTTCACTTGATCAGAGAGGCAAATGGCTTACCCATCGATCCCATAAATGATCCGGTGGCGCATGTTTACACTGACTGTGATTATGCAGGAGACGAAATTCCATTGCCAATAGGTAGTTACACTGCGGCACAATTACAAAACCTGGGAGTTGGCTCTGATGAGATTTCTTCTTTAAAGTTGAACACAGGCTATGAAATGGAGCTTTATGAAGATGATGATTTTGGAGGAAACTCTATCATTGTGAAGTCAGATAATAGTTGTCTTAATAGTGAAAATTGGGATAATAAAGCCACTTCTCTAAAGGTGCGGGGTCTCACGGGAAACGGTGATGGCCTTGTCGGTGAATATTATAATGGCATGAACTTCCAAAATTATGTAGGCTCCAGAGTGGATCCGGAAATTAACTTTAACTGGGGTGGAGGCTCACCTATGGAAGGTGTAGGTATTGATACGGCCTCTATTCGCTGGACGGGATTTATAGAGCCACATTATTCTGAAACCTATACGTTTTATCTCACCAGTGATAATGGTAGAAGACTTTGGGTAAATGACTCACTGGTAATAGATAAGTGGTTAGATGACTGGGATATTACTTACACTGGACAAATTGCCTTACAAGCCGGTGAACAATATGATATTAAAATTGAATATTTTGAAAACTATGGTGGGGCCAATATCAAGTTTGAATGGTCCAGTGATTCACAGATTCGTCAGATAGTGCCACAGTCGCAATTATATACCGAAGAGACGGTAGACCCTGATCCTGAACCAGAGCCAGAAACACCAACTGGTATAGAAAGCCTGAATCAAAATTCATTTTTACCATACCCTAATCCAGCCGATGAAACTCTGAATATTAAAGGATTAAAGCATGATGCGGAGCTTCAGATTTATAATAGGTTGGGCGCAAGTGTAATGCAAGTGCAAGGAACTTCGGTCCCGGTTGGAGATCTCATGCCTGGACTATATATGCTGAAACTCACGGTAGATGGGCAGGAGTTCACTTACAGGTTTATTAAGCAATGA
- a CDS encoding RNA polymerase sigma factor, with protein MANNTKQSQFKRLYDLHWHHVFAYVYNIISDQAQAEDIVQEIFIDVWNRFDHLDLKTPKAYLLQAARYQCAKHFKKNKFTHVQLDTVMDILNHYNIDLTREKTEELVSEIANKADVLLPAKCKQVFELRFYHQYNNREIAEELGLSVSTVENQLNKALKLLRFSVNQQASVVLVATTVGVALV; from the coding sequence ATGGCAAACAACACTAAGCAATCACAATTTAAGCGCCTATATGATCTACACTGGCACCACGTGTTCGCTTACGTGTATAACATCATTTCAGATCAGGCACAGGCAGAAGATATCGTTCAGGAAATATTCATTGACGTTTGGAATCGCTTCGATCATCTTGATTTGAAAACTCCTAAAGCTTATCTTCTTCAGGCTGCGAGATACCAGTGTGCTAAGCATTTCAAAAAGAATAAGTTTACACATGTGCAGTTAGACACTGTCATGGATATACTCAACCATTATAATATAGATCTTACCAGAGAAAAGACAGAAGAGCTTGTGAGTGAGATAGCTAATAAGGCTGATGTCTTGCTGCCAGCCAAATGCAAGCAAGTCTTTGAACTCCGATTTTATCATCAGTATAACAACAGAGAAATAGCAGAAGAGCTAGGCCTCTCTGTGAGCACGGTTGAAAATCAGCTGAATAAGGCACTGAAATTATTACGTTTTTCAGTGAATCAGCAGGCCAGTGTGGTTTTAGTAGCTACCACAGTAGGTGTGGCCCTCGTATAG
- a CDS encoding (2Fe-2S)-binding protein encodes MALYNIKVNGSQHQVDVDPDTPLLWVLRDTLDLVGTKFGCGVAQCGACTVHMDGNAVRACSMPIAVVGDKEITTIEGLSKDGDHPVQKAWLDHDVPQCGYCQAGQIMSAASLLAQNSNPSDAEIRRAMNGNICRCGTYTRINRAIKSAAKEM; translated from the coding sequence ATGGCATTATACAACATAAAAGTAAATGGTAGCCAGCATCAGGTGGATGTAGACCCAGACACCCCTTTATTATGGGTGCTACGTGATACTCTGGACTTGGTAGGGACGAAATTCGGATGTGGCGTCGCTCAATGTGGTGCTTGCACAGTACATATGGATGGTAATGCTGTAAGAGCTTGCTCTATGCCTATAGCAGTGGTGGGAGATAAGGAGATCACCACTATTGAAGGGTTATCCAAAGATGGAGATCACCCAGTGCAAAAAGCGTGGTTGGACCATGATGTGCCTCAGTGTGGTTATTGCCAGGCAGGACAGATCATGAGTGCCGCATCATTATTAGCTCAAAATTCTAACCCTTCTGATGCAGAGATAAGAAGAGCTATGAACGGTAACATCTGCCGTTGTGGTACTTATACCAGAATAAACAGAGCAATTAAATCAGCAGCTAAAGAAATGTAA
- a CDS encoding FecR family protein: MEDKIREFFAKYAAGKAEEKEQKAIDEFFNQSQKDGLSSDKVYQDEMLKARLSKSVFQQTIYKERSKRRAMLVAAVGALAIVANVAIFFLNRTPDMTQVISHNGEQLKVLLPDSSAVYLNSGSTLSYVQDMASEEERVIHLMGEAYFEVKRNPSKPFIVKSEHMNTRVLGTRFVVSDYAGEGPSVTVRSGKVGVDNLNTSEGVILTKDQRVYYQNNKTITASVNAKDYYSWKDGKIVFDQADLNQVVSTLNRRFSKVKIHLSNPADQQLLITGSYYDDNIESVLRSLSFIYGVQYSIESNGQIYLKIND, translated from the coding sequence ATGGAAGATAAAATAAGAGAGTTTTTTGCCAAATATGCCGCGGGTAAGGCAGAGGAAAAGGAGCAGAAAGCTATCGATGAGTTTTTTAATCAATCTCAAAAAGACGGGCTGTCTTCGGACAAGGTCTATCAGGATGAAATGTTGAAGGCAAGACTGAGTAAAAGCGTCTTTCAACAAACAATTTATAAGGAGAGATCGAAAAGACGTGCTATGCTGGTGGCTGCAGTTGGGGCGCTCGCTATCGTAGCCAATGTTGCTATATTCTTTCTGAACCGAACGCCTGATATGACTCAGGTCATCTCTCATAATGGGGAACAGCTCAAAGTTTTGCTTCCAGATTCCAGTGCTGTGTATCTAAATTCTGGAAGCACCCTTTCCTATGTGCAGGATATGGCTAGTGAAGAGGAGCGTGTGATTCATCTTATGGGAGAAGCTTATTTTGAAGTAAAACGTAATCCTTCCAAGCCATTTATAGTAAAAAGTGAGCACATGAATACCCGTGTGCTGGGTACTCGCTTTGTGGTATCTGATTATGCCGGCGAAGGTCCGTCTGTGACTGTGCGGTCTGGTAAGGTGGGCGTTGATAATCTCAATACCTCAGAAGGCGTGATTCTCACAAAAGATCAACGAGTTTATTATCAAAATAATAAAACCATTACAGCCTCAGTAAATGCGAAAGACTACTACAGCTGGAAAGATGGGAAAATAGTGTTTGATCAGGCTGATCTAAACCAGGTGGTAAGCACTCTGAATAGAAGGTTTAGTAAGGTGAAAATCCATTTGTCAAACCCAGCAGATCAGCAGCTCTTAATTACCGGAAGCTACTATGATGATAACATTGAAAGCGTACTTCGAAGCTTAAGCTTCATATATGGAGTGCAATATTCTATTGAGTCTAACGGACAGATATATCTCAAAATAAATGATTAA
- a CDS encoding xanthine dehydrogenase family protein molybdopterin-binding subunit, which yields MAKIKTHFNRRSFLKVATASGAGLMLQFSWMPSLAGKKTKEEIDGVFRFNGFIKIATNGDVTIFSPNPEIGQNVKTSMPMIVAEELDVDWKKVMVEQAPLNTDLYTRQIAGGSQSIRQGWKGLRMAGATAKQMLKEAAAKEWGVPVKEISSSMSKLSHAKSGKSAGYGEMASAASEIKVPEEVDLKDVKDFKIIKSSTLNVDGQNIVTGKPLFGLDYKEDGMLIAMTIHPPAFGLKLKDFDKSKALAMPGITDVFTINLYKDDYLQGPFDITAFPELIVVVGNSTWQVMKAKKAIEAEWEKFDTYEVTSKGFGGNKETRKVPAGLENSTEHQNSLREMGFKSAKEARKDGDPEAVFKTAAKVIERSYTAPFLAHSTMEPMNFFANVTADKADLVGPIQTPEFMEKTVSERLGLPLEKIDIQMTRMGGGFGRRLYGHFLVEAAVISQKLQKPVKLIYNREDDMTFGIYRPAYHAYYKAALDENNNLVAFQVRAGGIPESPLFANRFPAGAVDNYLAEQWDTPTNITIGAFRAPRSNFMGGVEQAFLDEVAEAAGKDPIEFRLELLERAKNKPVGKNNDYDAARYAGVLELVRDKAGWKKGDTSKNRGVAAYYCHNSYVANVVDVVMEDDAPIIEKVYCSVDCGIVVNPIAASNMMEGGTVDGLGHAMYSAITFKDGKPEQKNFDKYKLIRNYNAPRDVQVDFVKNNIDPTGLGEPPFPPAIGALANALYKATGKRYYNQPFMEAEQELIM from the coding sequence ATGGCTAAAATTAAAACACATTTTAATAGAAGATCTTTCTTAAAGGTGGCCACAGCCAGTGGAGCAGGACTTATGCTGCAGTTTAGCTGGATGCCGTCACTTGCCGGAAAGAAAACTAAAGAAGAAATAGACGGAGTATTCAGATTTAATGGATTCATAAAAATCGCCACTAATGGTGATGTAACCATATTTTCTCCAAACCCAGAGATAGGCCAGAATGTAAAAACCTCCATGCCTATGATTGTAGCAGAAGAGCTGGATGTAGATTGGAAAAAGGTAATGGTGGAGCAGGCTCCTCTAAATACTGACCTATACACTCGCCAGATAGCTGGTGGTAGTCAAAGTATCAGACAGGGCTGGAAAGGCTTGAGAATGGCTGGAGCTACAGCTAAGCAGATGCTTAAAGAAGCCGCAGCAAAAGAGTGGGGAGTGCCAGTGAAGGAGATCTCCTCAAGCATGAGCAAACTATCTCATGCTAAAAGTGGTAAGTCTGCCGGATATGGTGAAATGGCTTCAGCGGCCTCTGAAATCAAGGTGCCAGAAGAGGTAGACTTGAAGGATGTTAAGGATTTTAAAATTATCAAATCATCTACCCTTAATGTAGATGGTCAGAATATAGTTACTGGTAAGCCACTCTTTGGTTTAGATTATAAGGAGGATGGAATGCTGATCGCCATGACCATTCACCCACCGGCTTTTGGTTTGAAGCTCAAAGACTTTGATAAGAGCAAAGCGTTAGCAATGCCAGGTATTACTGATGTCTTCACTATTAATCTTTACAAAGATGATTATCTGCAAGGGCCATTTGATATTACTGCCTTTCCGGAATTGATAGTAGTGGTGGGTAATTCCACCTGGCAGGTGATGAAAGCTAAAAAGGCGATCGAGGCTGAATGGGAAAAGTTTGATACTTATGAAGTTACCTCCAAAGGATTTGGCGGCAATAAGGAAACTCGTAAGGTGCCTGCAGGCCTGGAAAACTCTACAGAGCACCAGAATAGCCTAAGGGAGATGGGTTTTAAATCGGCAAAGGAAGCACGTAAAGACGGTGACCCTGAAGCGGTATTTAAAACGGCAGCTAAAGTAATAGAGAGAAGCTATACGGCGCCATTCCTGGCTCACAGTACTATGGAGCCGATGAACTTCTTTGCCAATGTAACGGCAGATAAGGCGGACTTGGTAGGGCCTATACAGACTCCTGAGTTTATGGAGAAAACAGTATCTGAAAGATTAGGGCTCCCGCTAGAGAAAATTGATATTCAGATGACTCGTATGGGTGGTGGTTTTGGTAGAAGGCTTTACGGCCACTTCCTGGTGGAGGCAGCTGTCATTTCACAAAAGCTGCAAAAGCCGGTAAAGCTGATCTATAATAGAGAAGATGATATGACTTTCGGTATTTATCGTCCGGCATATCATGCTTATTATAAAGCGGCATTAGATGAAAATAATAATCTGGTAGCCTTCCAGGTTAGAGCCGGAGGTATACCAGAAAGCCCACTATTTGCTAATCGTTTTCCTGCCGGAGCGGTGGATAACTATTTGGCTGAACAATGGGACACACCAACCAATATTACCATCGGAGCCTTCAGAGCACCAAGATCTAACTTTATGGGTGGTGTGGAGCAGGCTTTCCTTGATGAAGTAGCTGAAGCAGCCGGAAAAGATCCTATAGAATTTAGATTGGAGCTGCTGGAAAGAGCAAAGAATAAGCCTGTAGGTAAGAACAATGACTATGATGCAGCCCGCTATGCTGGTGTATTAGAGCTGGTTAGAGATAAAGCTGGCTGGAAGAAGGGTGATACTTCTAAAAACAGAGGAGTAGCCGCTTATTACTGCCATAACAGCTACGTAGCCAATGTGGTAGACGTAGTTATGGAAGATGATGCACCAATCATTGAAAAGGTTTACTGTTCTGTAGATTGCGGTATCGTGGTCAACCCAATAGCTGCATCTAATATGATGGAAGGTGGCACAGTGGACGGTCTGGGACATGCCATGTATAGCGCCATTACCTTCAAAGATGGTAAGCCAGAGCAAAAGAACTTTGATAAGTATAAACTGATCAGAAATTATAATGCACCAAGAGATGTGCAGGTTGATTTTGTGAAAAACAATATTGATCCTACAGGATTAGGCGAGCCGCCATTTCCACCGGCTATAGGTGCATTGGCCAATGCACTTTATAAAGCCACTGGCAAGCGGTATTACAATCAGCCATTTATGGAGGCTGAGCAAGAGCTGATCATGTAA